From the Rhinoderma darwinii isolate aRhiDar2 chromosome 12, aRhiDar2.hap1, whole genome shotgun sequence genome, one window contains:
- the ZBTB42 gene encoding zinc finger and BTB domain-containing protein 42, whose product MKPQDPHKLWALNQPPAPGSPKPACYEGRMEFPDHSRQLLQCLSQQRHQGFLCDCTVLVGEAQFQAHRAVLASCSMYFHLFYRDQLDKRDIVHLNSDIVTAPAFSLLLQFMYEGKLEFNNLPVEDVLAAASYLHMYDIVKVCKGKLKDKELHLGEKAVDDGSDLEKEDGLSDADGPRGCILDKEKMSTTEREKPAWKEKVIRLPGRSPDLIGVNSVPTEAVSCKTAAGKTKASVNSSSCPLSQRSANHTQPPSDGDCALDLSFKPMSGRDSLHPSYVFGQLASDSQQQGTVPLVKDEQGLLSEQEDSEAKSPKSQHVGNSAKNLMTGLGHMFAGNGNSHVREEDLYHDRDESEDDMDSSDLSTSGVLVSPGQICICPLCSKVFPSPHVLQLHLSSHFRDRDGSRIKMSPDGSVPTCTICGKTFSCMYTLKRHERTHSGEKPYTCGQCGKSFQYSHNLSRHAVVHTREKPHACKWCERRFTQSGDLYRHIRKFHCGLVKSLVV is encoded by the exons ATGAAGCCGCAGGATCCCCACAAACTCTGGGCTTTAAACCAGCCACCAGCCCCTGGATCCCCCAAACCAGCCT gttatgaAGGAAGAATGGAGTTTCCAGACCATAGCCGCCAGTTGCTGCAATGTCTGAGTCAGCAGCGTCACCAGGGTTTCCTGTGTGACTGTACTGTTTTAGTTGGGGAAGCTCAGTTCCAAGCTCACAGAGCTGTATTGGCGTCTTGCAGCATGTACTTCCATCTTTTCTACAGGGACCAGCTAGACAAAAGGGACATTGTACATCTGAACAGTGACATTGTCACGGCCCCAGCATTCAGTCTGCTGCTTCAATTCATGTATGAAGGGAAGCTGGAATTCAACAACCTCCCAGTAGAAGACGTGCTGGCCGCTGCAAGCTATCTTCACATGTATGACATTGTAAAAGTCTGCAAGGGCAAGCTTAAAGATAAAGAACTCCATTTGGGAGAAAAAGCAGTCGACGACGGGTCGGACTTGGAGAAAGAGGATGGGTTGTCCGATGCCGATGGACCTCGAGGATGTATCTTAGATAAAGAAAAAATGTCTACCACTGAACGTGAGAAACCGGCCTGGAAAGAAAAGGTCATTAGGCTACCGGGCCGGTCCCCCGACTTGATAGGTGTCAATTCAGTTCCTACAGAGGCTGTGTCATGTAAGACAGCAGCTGGAAAAACAAAGGCCAGTGTCAATAGTTCTTCATGCCCTTTGTCCCAGAGATCTGCTAACCATACACAGCCTCCAAGTGATGGGGATTGTGCTCTGGATTTGTCTTTCAAGCCAATGTCTGGGAGAGATTCCTTACACCCCTCCTACGTCTTTGGACAGCTGGCTTCCGACAGCCAGCAGCAGGGCACTGTGCCACTTGTTAAAGATGAACAAGGCTTGTTGTCAGAACAGGAGGACAGTGAAGCAAAGAGTCCAAAGAGTCAACATGTTGGGAATTCAGCCAAAAACCTAATGACAGGGTTAGGACACATGTTCGCAGGAAATGGAAATTCTCACGTTCGGGAAGAAGACTTGTATCACGACCGAGACGAGAGTGAAGATGACATGGACTCCTCAGATCTTTCTACATCAGGTGTCCTTGTGTCTCCAGGACAGATTTGCATATGTCCTTTGTGTAGTAAAGTTTTCCCAAGTCCTCATGTTCTGCAGCTTCATCTCAGTTCCCACTTCCGAGACAGAGACGGTTCTCGGATCAAGATGTCCCCCGATGGTTCTGTTCCCACCTGTACGATATGCGGCAAAACTTTCTCATGTATGTACACCTTAAAGAGACATGAACGTACGCACTCCGGAGAAAAGCCTTACACGTGTGGCCAGTGTGGGAAAAGTTTCCAATATTCCCATAACCTCAGCCGTCACGCGGTGGTTCACACACGGGAAAAGCCACATGCGTGTAAGTGGTGTGAGAGACGATTCACCCAGTCGGGTGACTTGTACAGACACATCCGTAAGTTTCACTGTGGCCTGGTCAAGTCGTTGGTTGTGTAG